GATTCATCCGAGCCAATGGGCCACCGCCCGTCAGCAGCAACCAGTGCCGAACCACCATCGCCAGCAGCTTGGCGTACACTTCGCACAGTACCCGGTGCCCGAGCCGCCCGTGGGACTGGCCGAACCCGCCGTGGGATCGCCACAGCTTCAACAGCAACTCCACCTGCCACCGCAGGCGGTACAGCACCCACACCTGTTCCGGCGTGAACCGGTCGGCCGGCAGGTTTGTGGCGAATACGGTCCACTCGCACAGCACCCGCAACCGCTCGCTCACCACCCGCCCCTTCTTCCTCTGCCTTTCGGCCGACTGCTCCCGGCGCCGGGCCGCGACCCCGGGCGGGCACCGGAAGGCCAGCAACCGGCACCCGATCCGGGTCTCGTTCCCGGCCGTGACACGCAGGTCGAGCAGATCCCCCGACCATTGCCGGAGCAGGCGCCACACCTCGGACGGGCGCTCGTCGCCCACGGCCGCCACGGCATTGGGCGGGAGGCGGCTGATCCAGAACACCCCGGCCGCGCTCAGGCGCGTCAGTACACCGAAGTCGAAGTACCCGAGGTCGGCCAACCGCAGCGCGCCGGCGGGCAACGGGTCGTCGGTGGCATTGAACCGGCCGTCGGGTTGCCGGCCCGGTTGGAACGCCATTCCGGTGATCCGTCCGGTCGTCAACTCCCAGCGGACGTGGGCCTTGATCGCAGCCAACCCGGCGCTCGGGGTATTTCCGCCGCACCCGGGGAATGTGTCCCGAAGGGTGTCCGGGAGTGCGACGAC
This region of Gemmata massiliana genomic DNA includes:
- a CDS encoding IS4 family transposase; this translates as MSAPIPNLARAIRTVLTADADRAAARVGFVRRRRKISGAAFIQTLVFGWIEDPRAPVDALAARCPVPGVTPQAFHKRFTPAATEFVREVLLRAVGQLVAAQPIAVPLLQRFAGVYVEDSTVVALPDTLRDTFPGCGGNTPSAGLAAIKAHVRWELTTGRITGMAFQPGRQPDGRFNATDDPLPAGALRLADLGYFDFGVLTRLSAAGVFWISRLPPNAVAAVGDERPSEVWRLLRQWSGDLLDLRVTAGNETRIGCRLLAFRCPPGVAARRREQSAERQRKKGRVVSERLRVLCEWTVFATNLPADRFTPEQVWVLYRLRWQVELLLKLWRSHGGFGQSHGRLGHRVLCEVYAKLLAMVVRHWLLLTGGGPLARMNPVRAAREARRFALAVADALPCARRLRRVLRSLRDTLALLRPRHRRRKRPSALELLFEPQTPS